The Candidatus Koribacter versatilis Ellin345 genome has a segment encoding these proteins:
- a CDS encoding branched-chain amino acid transaminase, which translates to MAIPVTELIWHNGKMIKWDDAKIHVLSHVVNYGSSLFEGIRCYETKSGPAIFRLKEHMQRLLNSSKIYRIDVPFSVDELCNAAVELVGANKVSPCYIRPIVLRGYGELGVNPIGCPTEVYMANYAWGKYLGHGGPDDGVDVCVSSWTRFAPNTLPALAKAGANYMNSQLIKMEAILNGYSEGIALDANGYVSEGSGENLFIVRDGKIITPPLGNSVLPGITRDSVIQIADSLGIEVKEQIIPREMLYVADEVFFTGTAAEVTPIASVDKIQVGTGKAGAITKTIRKEFFALIHGEVEDRFGWLTPVKQPVGA; encoded by the coding sequence ATGGCCATCCCTGTTACCGAGCTCATCTGGCACAACGGCAAAATGATCAAGTGGGACGACGCCAAGATCCACGTGCTCTCCCACGTCGTGAACTACGGGTCCTCGCTGTTTGAGGGCATCCGCTGCTACGAGACCAAGAGTGGTCCGGCGATCTTCCGCCTCAAAGAGCACATGCAGCGGCTGTTGAACTCGTCGAAGATCTATCGTATTGATGTGCCGTTCTCCGTGGACGAGCTCTGTAACGCCGCCGTCGAACTGGTCGGCGCGAACAAGGTGTCGCCGTGCTACATCCGCCCCATCGTGCTGCGCGGATACGGCGAGTTGGGCGTGAACCCGATCGGCTGCCCGACCGAGGTCTACATGGCGAATTACGCCTGGGGCAAGTACCTCGGGCACGGCGGGCCGGACGATGGCGTAGATGTTTGCGTATCGTCGTGGACGCGCTTTGCGCCGAACACGCTTCCGGCATTGGCCAAAGCCGGTGCGAACTACATGAACTCGCAGCTGATCAAGATGGAAGCCATCCTGAACGGCTACAGCGAGGGCATCGCGCTCGACGCGAACGGTTATGTGAGCGAAGGTTCCGGCGAGAACCTGTTCATCGTTCGCGATGGAAAGATCATCACGCCGCCACTCGGCAACTCGGTGCTGCCGGGCATCACGCGCGACTCGGTGATCCAGATTGCCGACAGCCTCGGCATCGAAGTGAAAGAGCAGATCATTCCCCGCGAAATGCTGTACGTGGCCGACGAAGTGTTTTTCACCGGCACCGCGGCGGAAGTCACGCCGATTGCGTCGGTGGACAAGATCCAAGTCGGTACGGGCAAAGCGGGAGCAATCACGAAGACCATCCGCAAGGAGTTCTTCGCCCTCATCCACGGCGAGGTAGAAGACCGCTTCGGCTGGTTGACCCCGGTGAAGCAGCCAGTCGGCGCGTAG
- a CDS encoding AAA family ATPase — translation MNATLDPNRRSNDAQDFDQALRRKIVGQDPAVEKVTEIYQMFLAGLNPPGRPVGNLLFLGPTGSGKTRVVESVAESLFGDSKALIKIDCAEFQHSHEIAKLIGSPPGYLGHRETHPLLTQEALNQWHTEKIKLSILLFDEIEKASDALWQLLLGILDKATLTLGDNRRVDLSQCLIVMTSNLGASEMNDLINGSMGFAQKPDSIDTKLDQKIDRTAVDAARRKFSPEFMNRIDKIVVFRTLKPEHLEQILEIELGMVQQRILQATGNNQFVFSCTPLVKKFLLQEGTDLKYGARHLKRAIERNVVFPLANLVATGQIKLGDFIRIDIGTDGKMVFVKEAEGALVPVLLEKYGPEFGAQAVAAAKSGRGSSNRRDYSSAPLLDNGTK, via the coding sequence CTGAACGCTACCCTCGATCCGAACCGGCGCAGCAATGATGCCCAGGATTTTGATCAAGCCCTCCGCCGCAAGATCGTAGGTCAGGATCCCGCGGTCGAAAAAGTTACCGAAATCTACCAGATGTTTCTGGCTGGCCTGAATCCCCCAGGCCGCCCGGTAGGCAATCTCTTATTCCTTGGCCCGACCGGATCGGGCAAGACCCGCGTGGTGGAGTCCGTCGCTGAGTCCCTCTTCGGCGACAGCAAGGCGCTGATCAAGATCGATTGCGCCGAGTTCCAGCACTCGCACGAAATCGCCAAGCTGATTGGATCGCCCCCGGGCTACCTCGGCCACCGCGAGACCCACCCCCTGCTCACGCAGGAGGCGCTCAACCAGTGGCATACCGAGAAGATCAAGCTCTCGATCCTGCTCTTCGACGAGATCGAGAAGGCCAGCGATGCGCTCTGGCAGCTCCTGCTCGGCATTCTCGATAAGGCAACTTTGACCCTCGGCGATAACCGTCGCGTGGATCTGTCGCAGTGCCTGATCGTGATGACCTCGAACCTCGGCGCCAGCGAGATGAACGATCTCATCAACGGCTCCATGGGATTCGCGCAGAAACCAGACTCAATCGATACGAAGCTCGATCAGAAGATCGATCGCACGGCGGTGGATGCGGCCCGGCGGAAGTTCTCGCCGGAGTTCATGAACCGCATCGACAAGATCGTAGTCTTCCGAACCCTGAAGCCCGAGCACCTCGAGCAAATCCTCGAGATCGAGTTAGGCATGGTGCAGCAGCGCATCCTGCAGGCGACTGGCAACAACCAGTTCGTCTTCTCGTGCACGCCGCTGGTGAAGAAGTTCTTGCTCCAGGAAGGTACCGACCTGAAGTACGGCGCTCGTCACCTGAAGCGCGCGATCGAACGCAACGTGGTCTTCCCACTCGCGAACCTGGTGGCCACTGGGCAGATCAAACTGGGTGATTTCATCCGGATTGATATCGGCACCGACGGCAAGATGGTCTTCGTGAAAGAAGCGGAGGGCGCGCTGGTTCCGGTGCTGCTTGAGAAATACGGTCCGGAATTCGGCGCACAGGCGGTGGCGGCGGCCAAGTCAGGCCGCGGAAGTAGCAACCGCCGCGACTACAGTTCGGCACCACTGCTCGATAACGGCACCAAGTAA
- the rplT gene encoding 50S ribosomal protein L20 produces MPRVKRGTKRRAKRKKILERASGYYLTKSKLYRSAKESVERALKFAYTGRKQKKRQYRSIWIVRIGAAAKLNGLSYSRFISGLKKAGVELDRKMLSEIAIHDPQAFAVLAEQAKAAQPAAA; encoded by the coding sequence ATGCCTCGCGTAAAACGTGGAACTAAACGGCGCGCCAAGCGGAAGAAAATATTAGAGCGCGCATCCGGATATTACTTAACAAAATCAAAGCTCTACCGGTCAGCAAAAGAGTCGGTTGAGCGCGCGCTGAAGTTCGCTTACACGGGCCGCAAGCAGAAGAAGCGCCAGTATCGCTCGATCTGGATCGTGCGTATCGGCGCCGCGGCGAAGTTGAATGGCTTGAGCTACAGCCGATTTATCAGCGGCCTGAAGAAGGCCGGGGTGGAACTCGACCGCAAGATGTTGAGCGAGATCGCGATCCACGACCCGCAGGCCTTCGCAGTGTTGGCGGAGCAGGCAAAAGCCGCTCAACCCGCAGCAGCGTAG
- a CDS encoding PAS domain-containing protein — protein MENLSIHESLSELYKSADLGLVMADMERVFDANEAALQMFGFTRAEMHEGKLNWLELTPPEYRQLDENALAQLREFGTCVPFEKEFVLRDGTRFPFIIGGVRLTQQPLSWAAYLLSLRENRRIASVEQSARDLKAKTRLINHLAHELNNPLAGLTFVIHLLGTRQDVATDDTKKLLGTASQLVERISATVQHVLVATGNDGV, from the coding sequence ATGGAAAACCTCTCAATCCACGAATCGCTGTCGGAGCTGTATAAAAGTGCTGACCTCGGCCTGGTGATGGCCGACATGGAGCGCGTTTTCGACGCCAACGAGGCGGCTCTCCAGATGTTCGGGTTCACGCGCGCGGAGATGCACGAAGGCAAGCTGAACTGGCTCGAACTCACGCCGCCGGAGTACCGGCAACTGGACGAGAATGCGCTGGCACAATTGAGGGAGTTCGGCACCTGTGTTCCGTTCGAGAAAGAGTTCGTCCTCCGCGATGGCACACGGTTCCCCTTCATCATCGGCGGAGTGAGGCTCACCCAACAACCACTCAGTTGGGCCGCCTATCTGCTAAGCCTGCGCGAGAACCGCCGCATCGCGTCAGTAGAGCAGAGTGCCCGCGATCTCAAGGCGAAGACCAGGTTGATCAACCACCTGGCGCACGAGTTGAACAATCCCCTCGCTGGGCTGACGTTCGTGATCCACTTGCTTGGCACTCGCCAGGATGTGGCAACGGACGATACGAAGAAGCTGCTCGGCACCGCCTCGCAGTTGGTGGAGCGCATTTCGGCAACGGTGCAGCATGTCTTGGTCGCCACTGGAAACGACGGCGTCTAG
- the rpmI gene encoding 50S ribosomal protein L35 gives MPKLKTHSGAAKRFKKTATGKVKRSKAFKRHILTSKSTKKKRHFDMEGLVSKADTPKIKRMIPY, from the coding sequence ATGCCGAAACTTAAGACACACTCCGGCGCCGCTAAGCGCTTCAAGAAGACAGCAACGGGCAAAGTAAAGCGCAGTAAGGCTTTCAAGCGCCATATCCTGACTTCGAAGAGCACGAAGAAGAAGCGCCATTTCGATATGGAAGGTTTGGTGAGCAAGGCGGATACTCCGAAGATTAAGCGGATGATCCCTTACTAA